In one Lycium barbarum isolate Lr01 chromosome 7, ASM1917538v2, whole genome shotgun sequence genomic region, the following are encoded:
- the LOC132602022 gene encoding protein DETOXIFICATION 16-like gives MDIQERKEDLECPNSRKSDEIVAQVKKLLVLAGPLMLVNLLLYSLQVISVMFIGHRGELALAGASMATSFAFVTGFSLLMGMGSALETLCGQSNGAKQYHMLGIHMQRAMFVNLLVSIPLACIWANAGHILVFLRQDPEIAAEAGHYACFMIPSIFAFGLLECQIRFLQAQNNVLPMMLTAGFTALLHVFGCWILVLKSGLGSKGAALANATSYWINVSLLAAYIRISPCFKNTCTGFSTEAFSDIPRYLRLAVPSALMMCLEIWSFEMMVLLSGLLPNPKLETSVLSISLNTSAMVHMLPQGLGGAVSVRVSNELGAGRPKAARLAARTATFLATTEGILLAIVMVSIRKVWGHCYSNEEEVVTYVGKMLILIAVSHFLDAHQSVFSGIARGCGWQKIGAFVNLGAFYLWGIPAGAVLAFVYHVGGKGLWMGIILAISAQALIYSVVILRTNWDKQANKVADRVTQEST, from the exons ATGGATATTCAAGAAAGGAAAGAAGACCTTGAGTGTCCCAATTCAAGAAAATCTGATGAGATTGTTGCACAAGTGAAGAAGTTGTTGGTATTGGCAGGGCCATTAATGCTAGTAAATCTTCTATTATATTCCTTACAAGTGATCTCTGTTATGTTTATTGGTCATCGTGGAGAGCTAGCTCTTGCAGGTGCTTCCATGGCTACTTCATTTGCCTTTGTGACTGGATTCAGCTTGTTG ATGGGAATGGGAAGTGCATTGGAGACATTATGTGGTCAATCAAATGGTGCAAAGCAATATCACATGCTTGGTATTCATATGCAAAGGGCAATGTTTGTTAATCTTTTGGTCAGCATACCTCTTGCCTGTATTTGGGCTAATGCAGGACATATTCTTGTATTCTTGAGACAAGATCCGGAAATTGCAGCCGAAGCAGGAcattatgcatgcttcatgatacCGAGCATATTTGCCTTTGGACTACTAGAATGCCAGATTAGGTTTCTACAAGCTCAAAACAATGTCCTCCCCATGATGCTTACTGCAGGATTCACCGCATTGCTCCATGTTTTCGGTTGTTGGATTCTCGTGCTCAAAAGCGGCCTTGGCAGCAAAGGAGCAGCTCTAGCTAATGCTACATCTTACTGGATTAATGTGTCCTTGCTAGCTGCATATATTAGGATATCGCCTTGCTTCAAAAATACTTGCACAGGATTCTCAACCGAAGCATTTTCTGATATCCCAAGATATCTTAGACTTGCAGTTCCTTCAGCTCTTATGATGTG CTTGGAGATATGGTCGTTCGAAATGATGGTTCTTTTGTCTGGTCTTCTTCCTAATCCGAAGCTAGAAACGTCAGTTCTTTCCATCAG CCTTAATACATCTGCTATGGTACATATGTTGCCTCAAGGACTAGGTGGGGCTGTAAGTGTAAGAGTTTCCAATGAATTGGGAGCTGGACGACCAAAAGCAGCTCGTCTTGCAGCGCGTACTGCAACATTCTTAGCTACCACCGAAGGCATTCTACTAGCTATAGTCATGGTTTCGATTCGTAAAGTCTGGGGCCATTGCTATAGCAATGAAGAAGAAGTAGTGACATATGTTGGGAAAATGTTAATCTTAATAGCAGTATCTCACTTCTTAGATGCTCATCAATCTGTATTTTCAG GTATTGCTAGAGGATGTGGGTGGCAAAAGATAGGTGCATTTGTCAATTTGGGAGCCTTTTATCTGTGGGGAATACCTGCTGGTGCTGTGTTAGCTTTTGTCTACCATGTTGGAGGAAAG GGGCTTTGGATGGGAATCATTCTGGCCATTTCTGCACAAGCACTGATTTACTCTGTTGTTATTCTGAGAACAAATTGGGATAAACAG GCAAATAAAGTAGCAGATAGGGTGACTCAAGAATCAACATAG